One window of Phalacrocorax carbo chromosome 1, bPhaCar2.1, whole genome shotgun sequence genomic DNA carries:
- the TTF2 gene encoding transcription termination factor 2 isoform X1, which translates to MEAVPCAEHGSLCFLKTGVRDGPNKGKSFYVCGARGPAACGFVLPAPIPASHCLVHEGCVVELQVLVQQQGRDEYELFYRCLKSKLNGKKWCGSVPWQDPKATTVSKALESQPNTAPLFNPNIQRNPFKVIDKNCEPSCWKQIKEGNGEESKAKGVKIEKESVLVSRKEKKSTSDSSIEREPLEGLKTKKKQSMGNRSDPEVKEGTMSEAKLGLSETGKGKNTLWEEEKHGDSGRESKNSSECVEKEPDGRSKLFQLTLGSQSTSTKPPEEEQLRQKSLKSCGDKETREEGNTGGKNGEIKLMSKEVAISPAVPQSTLQHTALKGGTEAAPHKTQIRPEQEQPADEVSGSAGFVYSSSGKSKPEKSDEVLQSREIPSGKSGKSMQGTSLPVAAALHHVEGPQDPKALRNHLVVQLKQKKSTLATVNIQLLPDKGERLLKQVQDLEAALSSLNISAADTTEKGEDSISSGCREESLPNPFGRPGGTRLITSLPFQDPTARTSSGSPSHPSAAVTLGSSEYYGHSSGMNSGVQNLYGGRMTEDRIRAVHSATSEAINHLHKSLESCPTEQTVAEDPSGLKVPLLLHQKQALAWLLWRERQKPCGGILADDMGLGKTVTMIALILAQKQLKTEKRKEKLGIWLSKNDSTVIPSSSTLIICPASLIHHWKKEIDRRVACGKLRVYLYHGPNRDKHAEVLSEYDVVVTTYSLVSKEVPASKEEGEVPAEDHDVGSGSSPCSPLLRVAWARLILDEAHNIKNPKVQTSIAVCKLRASARWAVTGTPIQNNLLDMYSLLRFLRCSPFDEYKVWKYQVDNSTKKGGERLSLLTRSLLLRRTKDQLDSAGKPLVSLPQRSMQLHQLKLSAEEQSVYNVLFARSRSTLQSYLKRQEQKNEGREYAGGNPFEKVAQEFGVSQKEFLAGSQSASQVSSTAHVLSMLLRLRQCCCHLSLLKVALDQVNLNSEGLCLSIEEQLSALTLSELQTPDSKSTVYLNGTAFKTDLFEITKESTKIAHLLAELKTIQSESQKSVVVSQWTSMLKVVAVHLQRLGLNYATVDGSVNPKQRMDVVEEFNNNPKGPQVMLVSLLAGGVGLNLTGGSHLFLLDMHWNPALEDQACDRIYRVGQQKDVVIHRFVCEGTVEEKIVQLQRRKKGLAQQVLSGKGEAFTKLTLADLKILFGI; encoded by the exons ATGGAGGCTGTGCCGTGCGCGGAGCACG GCTCCCTCTGTTTCCTGAAGACGGGCGTCCGCGATGGCCCCAACAAGGGGAAGAGCTTCTACGTGTGCGGAgcgcggggcccggcggccTGTGGCTTCGTCCTCCCGGCGCC tattCCTGCCTCTCACTGCTTGGTGCATGAGGGATGCGTGGTGGAGCTGCAAGTCCTGgtccagcagcagggcagagatGAATACGA GTTGTTTTACCGATGCCTTAAAAGTAAGTTGAATGGGAAGAAATGGTGTGGAAGCGTCCCATGGCAG GATCCAAAAGCGACCACGGTGTCAAAAGCCTTAGAATCCCAGCCCAACACAGCACCTCTCTTCAATCCCAACATCCAAAGAAATCCATTCAAAGTGATAGACAAGAATTGTGAACCATCATGCTGGAAACAAattaaggaaggaaatggagaggaaagtaaagcaaaaggagtaaaaatagagaaagagaGCGTGCTCGTTTCAcgtaaagaaaagaaatcaaccTCTGATTCCTCCATAGAGAGGGAACCTCTAGAAGGGctgaaaactaaaaagaagCAGTCCATGGGAAATAGGAGTGATCCAGAAGTTAAGGAAGGCACAATGTCTGAAGCTAAACTTGGTCTTTCTGAGactgggaaagggaaaaacaccctctgggaagaagagaaacatgGTGACAGTGGCAGGGAATCCAAGAACTCTTCTGAGTGTGTGGAGAAAGAGCCAGATGGGAGATCAAAACTCTTTCAACTAACTCTTGGAAGCCAAAGTACAAGTACCAAGCCTCCAGAGGAGGAGCAGCTTCGacagaaaagcttaaaaagctGTGGGGATAAAGAAACCAGGGAGGAAGGAAACACTGGTGGGAAGAATGGAGAGATAAAACTGATGTCTAAAGAAGTTGCCATTTCCCCGGCAGTACCACAGTCAACACTGCAGCACACTGCCCTGAAGGGAGGAACAGAGGCAGCACCACACAAGACACAAATCAGGCCAGAGCAGGAACAGCCTGCTGATGAAGTCTCTGGCAGTGCAGGATTTGTTTATTCCTCATCAGGTAAAAGTAAACCTGAGAAATCAGATGAGGTTTTGCAGTCAAGAGAGATTCCTTCAGGAAAATCAGGGAAGAGTATGCAGGGGACGTCTTTACCTGTAGCTGCGGCATTGCATCATGTGGAAGGACCCCAGGACCCTAAAGCTCTTCGCAACCATCTTGTCGTCCAGCTGAAGCAGAAGAAG AGTACCTTGGCTACAGTGAACATTCAGCTTCTGCCAGATAAAGGGGAACGGTTATTAAAGCAAGTGCAGGATTTGGAAGCTGCCCTTAGTTCTCTtaacatttcagcagcagataCTACTGAAAAAG GGGAGGATAGCATAAGCAGCGGCTGCCGTGAGGAATCTTTGCCTAACCCATTTGGCAGGCCAGGTGGTACACGGTTGATAACATCACTACCATTCCAGGATCCTACAGCAAGGACCTCTTCAGGTTCACCCAGTCATCCCTCTGCTGCTGTTACTTTGGGTTCCAGTGAATATTACGGCCACAGTTCTGGAA TGAACTCTGGTGTGCAGAATCTGTATGGAGGAAGAATGACAGAAGACCGGATCAGGGCTGTACACAGTGCCACAAGTGAGGCTATTAACCATCTTCACAAATCTCTAGAATCCTGTCCGACAGAGCAGACGGTAGCTGAAGATCCCTCTGGATTGAAG GTTCCACTGCTGCTGCACCAAAAACAGGCGCTCGCATGGCTACTatggagagagagacagaagccGTGTGGAGGAATTCTGG CGGATGACATGGGCTTGGGGAAGACTGTAACGATGATTGCTCTCATTCTGGcccagaagcagctgaagacagagaagagaaaagagaagttaGGAATATGGCTATCCAAAAATG ATTCTACTGTTATCCCTTCCAGCAGCACTTTAATCATTTGTCCTGCATCCTTGATCCATCACTGGAAGAAGGAGATTGACAGACGTGTGGCCTGTGGTAAACTGAGAGTGTATTTGTACCATGGGCCAAACAGAGATAAACATGCAGAGGT GCTCTCTGAATATGATGTTGTTGTCACAACCTACAGCCTTGTCTCCAAGGAGGTCCCTGCAAGCAAAGAGGAGGGGGAAGTCCCTGCTGAGGATCATGATGTGGGG agtggGTCATCTCCCTGTTCCCCTCTGCTCAGGGTAGCTTGGGCTCGACTTATATTGGACGAAGCTCATAATATTAAAAACCCAAAGGTTCAAACCTCTATAGCTGTGTGCAAACTGAGAGCCAGTGCCAGATGGGCTGTCACCGGGACACCAATACAGAACAACTTACTGGACATGTACTCCCTCCTGAG GTTTCTACGTTGCTCTCCTTTTGATGAATACAAAGTGTGGAAGTACCAGGTAGATAACAGCAcaaagaagggaggagagaggctaAGCCTCTTAACCAGGAGCCTCTTATTACGGAGAACTAAGGACCAGCTGGATTCAGCTGGTAAACCCTTG gtatCTCTGCCCCAGCGTAGCATGCAGTTGCATCAGTTAAAACTTTCAGCAGAGGAGCAGTCTGTGTACAATGTGCTCTTTGCAAGATCCAG GTCAACACTACAATCCTACCTAAAGAggcaagagcagaaaaatgaagGCAGAGAGTACGCTGGTGGTAACCCATTTGAGAAAG TTGCACAAGAGTTTGGGGTCAGTCAAAAGGAATTTCTAGCAGGCTCCCAAAGTGCCTCCCAGGTCTCAAGTACTGCCCATGTCTTGTCCATGCTGTTGAGGCTCCGTCAGTGCTGCTGCCATCTCTCCTTACTGAAAGTG GCTCTGGACCAAGTTAACTTGAACAGTGAAGGTCTTTGTCTCTCCATTGAGGAACAACTTAGTGCTTTGACCCTCTCTGAGCTCCAGACTCCTGATTCCAAATCAACAGTCTACCTCAATGGcacagcttttaaaactgaTCTCTTTGAAATCACTAAGGAGAGCACCAAG atAGCTCACCTCTTGGCAGAACTGAAAACTATTCAGTCGGAGTCTCAGAAAAG tGTTGTTGTCTCTCAGTGGACGAGTATGTTGAAAGTTGTGGCTGTGCATCTCCAGCGACTAGGGCTGAATTATGCAACAGTGGATGGCTCTGTCAATCCTAAACAGAGAATGGATGTGGTAGAAGAGTTCAACAACAATCCCAAAGGGCCTCAG GTAATGTTGGTCTCCTTGCTGGCTGGAGGTGTTGGCCTGAACTTGACTGGAGGAAGCCACCTCTTTCTCCTTGACATGCACTg GAATCCTGCTCTCGAGGACCAGGCATGTGACCGCATTTACCGAGTGGGGCAGCAGAAGGATGTTGTGATACACAG
- the TTF2 gene encoding transcription termination factor 2 isoform X2, with product MAPTRGRASTCAERGARRPVASSSRRLFLPLTAWCMRDAWWSCKSWSSSRAEMNTSCFTDALKDPKATTVSKALESQPNTAPLFNPNIQRNPFKVIDKNCEPSCWKQIKEGNGEESKAKGVKIEKESVLVSRKEKKSTSDSSIEREPLEGLKTKKKQSMGNRSDPEVKEGTMSEAKLGLSETGKGKNTLWEEEKHGDSGRESKNSSECVEKEPDGRSKLFQLTLGSQSTSTKPPEEEQLRQKSLKSCGDKETREEGNTGGKNGEIKLMSKEVAISPAVPQSTLQHTALKGGTEAAPHKTQIRPEQEQPADEVSGSAGFVYSSSGKSKPEKSDEVLQSREIPSGKSGKSMQGTSLPVAAALHHVEGPQDPKALRNHLVVQLKQKKSTLATVNIQLLPDKGERLLKQVQDLEAALSSLNISAADTTEKGEDSISSGCREESLPNPFGRPGGTRLITSLPFQDPTARTSSGSPSHPSAAVTLGSSEYYGHSSGMNSGVQNLYGGRMTEDRIRAVHSATSEAINHLHKSLESCPTEQTVAEDPSGLKVPLLLHQKQALAWLLWRERQKPCGGILADDMGLGKTVTMIALILAQKQLKTEKRKEKLGIWLSKNDSTVIPSSSTLIICPASLIHHWKKEIDRRVACGKLRVYLYHGPNRDKHAEVLSEYDVVVTTYSLVSKEVPASKEEGEVPAEDHDVGSGSSPCSPLLRVAWARLILDEAHNIKNPKVQTSIAVCKLRASARWAVTGTPIQNNLLDMYSLLRFLRCSPFDEYKVWKYQVDNSTKKGGERLSLLTRSLLLRRTKDQLDSAGKPLVSLPQRSMQLHQLKLSAEEQSVYNVLFARSRSTLQSYLKRQEQKNEGREYAGGNPFEKVAQEFGVSQKEFLAGSQSASQVSSTAHVLSMLLRLRQCCCHLSLLKVALDQVNLNSEGLCLSIEEQLSALTLSELQTPDSKSTVYLNGTAFKTDLFEITKESTKIAHLLAELKTIQSESQKSVVVSQWTSMLKVVAVHLQRLGLNYATVDGSVNPKQRMDVVEEFNNNPKGPQVMLVSLLAGGVGLNLTGGSHLFLLDMHWNPALEDQACDRIYRVGQQKDVVIHRFVCEGTVEEKIVQLQRRKKGLAQQVLSGKGEAFTKLTLADLKILFGI from the exons ATGGCCCCAACAAGGGGAAGAGCTTCTACGTGTGCGGAgcgcggggcccggcggccTGTGGCTTCGTCCTCCCGGCGCC tattCCTGCCTCTCACTGCTTGGTGCATGAGGGATGCGTGGTGGAGCTGCAAGTCCTGgtccagcagcagggcagagatGAATACGA GTTGTTTTACCGATGCCTTAAAA GATCCAAAAGCGACCACGGTGTCAAAAGCCTTAGAATCCCAGCCCAACACAGCACCTCTCTTCAATCCCAACATCCAAAGAAATCCATTCAAAGTGATAGACAAGAATTGTGAACCATCATGCTGGAAACAAattaaggaaggaaatggagaggaaagtaaagcaaaaggagtaaaaatagagaaagagaGCGTGCTCGTTTCAcgtaaagaaaagaaatcaaccTCTGATTCCTCCATAGAGAGGGAACCTCTAGAAGGGctgaaaactaaaaagaagCAGTCCATGGGAAATAGGAGTGATCCAGAAGTTAAGGAAGGCACAATGTCTGAAGCTAAACTTGGTCTTTCTGAGactgggaaagggaaaaacaccctctgggaagaagagaaacatgGTGACAGTGGCAGGGAATCCAAGAACTCTTCTGAGTGTGTGGAGAAAGAGCCAGATGGGAGATCAAAACTCTTTCAACTAACTCTTGGAAGCCAAAGTACAAGTACCAAGCCTCCAGAGGAGGAGCAGCTTCGacagaaaagcttaaaaagctGTGGGGATAAAGAAACCAGGGAGGAAGGAAACACTGGTGGGAAGAATGGAGAGATAAAACTGATGTCTAAAGAAGTTGCCATTTCCCCGGCAGTACCACAGTCAACACTGCAGCACACTGCCCTGAAGGGAGGAACAGAGGCAGCACCACACAAGACACAAATCAGGCCAGAGCAGGAACAGCCTGCTGATGAAGTCTCTGGCAGTGCAGGATTTGTTTATTCCTCATCAGGTAAAAGTAAACCTGAGAAATCAGATGAGGTTTTGCAGTCAAGAGAGATTCCTTCAGGAAAATCAGGGAAGAGTATGCAGGGGACGTCTTTACCTGTAGCTGCGGCATTGCATCATGTGGAAGGACCCCAGGACCCTAAAGCTCTTCGCAACCATCTTGTCGTCCAGCTGAAGCAGAAGAAG AGTACCTTGGCTACAGTGAACATTCAGCTTCTGCCAGATAAAGGGGAACGGTTATTAAAGCAAGTGCAGGATTTGGAAGCTGCCCTTAGTTCTCTtaacatttcagcagcagataCTACTGAAAAAG GGGAGGATAGCATAAGCAGCGGCTGCCGTGAGGAATCTTTGCCTAACCCATTTGGCAGGCCAGGTGGTACACGGTTGATAACATCACTACCATTCCAGGATCCTACAGCAAGGACCTCTTCAGGTTCACCCAGTCATCCCTCTGCTGCTGTTACTTTGGGTTCCAGTGAATATTACGGCCACAGTTCTGGAA TGAACTCTGGTGTGCAGAATCTGTATGGAGGAAGAATGACAGAAGACCGGATCAGGGCTGTACACAGTGCCACAAGTGAGGCTATTAACCATCTTCACAAATCTCTAGAATCCTGTCCGACAGAGCAGACGGTAGCTGAAGATCCCTCTGGATTGAAG GTTCCACTGCTGCTGCACCAAAAACAGGCGCTCGCATGGCTACTatggagagagagacagaagccGTGTGGAGGAATTCTGG CGGATGACATGGGCTTGGGGAAGACTGTAACGATGATTGCTCTCATTCTGGcccagaagcagctgaagacagagaagagaaaagagaagttaGGAATATGGCTATCCAAAAATG ATTCTACTGTTATCCCTTCCAGCAGCACTTTAATCATTTGTCCTGCATCCTTGATCCATCACTGGAAGAAGGAGATTGACAGACGTGTGGCCTGTGGTAAACTGAGAGTGTATTTGTACCATGGGCCAAACAGAGATAAACATGCAGAGGT GCTCTCTGAATATGATGTTGTTGTCACAACCTACAGCCTTGTCTCCAAGGAGGTCCCTGCAAGCAAAGAGGAGGGGGAAGTCCCTGCTGAGGATCATGATGTGGGG agtggGTCATCTCCCTGTTCCCCTCTGCTCAGGGTAGCTTGGGCTCGACTTATATTGGACGAAGCTCATAATATTAAAAACCCAAAGGTTCAAACCTCTATAGCTGTGTGCAAACTGAGAGCCAGTGCCAGATGGGCTGTCACCGGGACACCAATACAGAACAACTTACTGGACATGTACTCCCTCCTGAG GTTTCTACGTTGCTCTCCTTTTGATGAATACAAAGTGTGGAAGTACCAGGTAGATAACAGCAcaaagaagggaggagagaggctaAGCCTCTTAACCAGGAGCCTCTTATTACGGAGAACTAAGGACCAGCTGGATTCAGCTGGTAAACCCTTG gtatCTCTGCCCCAGCGTAGCATGCAGTTGCATCAGTTAAAACTTTCAGCAGAGGAGCAGTCTGTGTACAATGTGCTCTTTGCAAGATCCAG GTCAACACTACAATCCTACCTAAAGAggcaagagcagaaaaatgaagGCAGAGAGTACGCTGGTGGTAACCCATTTGAGAAAG TTGCACAAGAGTTTGGGGTCAGTCAAAAGGAATTTCTAGCAGGCTCCCAAAGTGCCTCCCAGGTCTCAAGTACTGCCCATGTCTTGTCCATGCTGTTGAGGCTCCGTCAGTGCTGCTGCCATCTCTCCTTACTGAAAGTG GCTCTGGACCAAGTTAACTTGAACAGTGAAGGTCTTTGTCTCTCCATTGAGGAACAACTTAGTGCTTTGACCCTCTCTGAGCTCCAGACTCCTGATTCCAAATCAACAGTCTACCTCAATGGcacagcttttaaaactgaTCTCTTTGAAATCACTAAGGAGAGCACCAAG atAGCTCACCTCTTGGCAGAACTGAAAACTATTCAGTCGGAGTCTCAGAAAAG tGTTGTTGTCTCTCAGTGGACGAGTATGTTGAAAGTTGTGGCTGTGCATCTCCAGCGACTAGGGCTGAATTATGCAACAGTGGATGGCTCTGTCAATCCTAAACAGAGAATGGATGTGGTAGAAGAGTTCAACAACAATCCCAAAGGGCCTCAG GTAATGTTGGTCTCCTTGCTGGCTGGAGGTGTTGGCCTGAACTTGACTGGAGGAAGCCACCTCTTTCTCCTTGACATGCACTg GAATCCTGCTCTCGAGGACCAGGCATGTGACCGCATTTACCGAGTGGGGCAGCAGAAGGATGTTGTGATACACAG